In the genome of Spirochaetia bacterium, one region contains:
- a CDS encoding extracellular solute-binding protein — translation MKRKVIAFVAAALLAVSSGSLFANGSAEAPATEQKVTELQLWTWRPEDVDFYNGLIKQFEAANPDIKVTQNAIKNTEYNTVLASSLSGGSGPDIFMGRAYGGLLTYVQSGYLEPMDKLYPEVKNYSKGALGGASDSDGNIWGLPAVGQTLCVYYNKKIFEENGITVPDTWDEFLADCKTLKAKGILPIANGTKDGWTVETLLGVIGPAFYGPDFFDDVVAGKTNFLDPRFIGAINKIHELTPYMPDMYTGISYTDMQTSFINEMSAMFLGGSYEASYFKTQNPDLDFDIFPIPGTKASDPKLVSVYADMNWVVNAASQHMDADKKFIKFLASKEVGQQIIDKLQMVPWTPGVDASSSPFISKVLELQKTSTPYLFLVGFRYQQPTGSSLWQAAGQGFMSGDLTAEQTAEQVQKGIASYYKPFQK, via the coding sequence ATGAAAAGAAAGGTAATTGCTTTTGTTGCCGCAGCCCTATTGGCTGTAAGCTCCGGTTCTTTGTTTGCAAACGGCTCTGCCGAAGCTCCGGCCACAGAACAGAAAGTGACGGAACTGCAGCTATGGACATGGAGACCGGAGGATGTGGATTTCTACAATGGCCTGATCAAGCAGTTTGAAGCTGCGAATCCAGATATCAAGGTCACGCAGAATGCCATCAAGAACACTGAGTACAACACGGTACTTGCCTCTTCGCTTTCCGGAGGAAGCGGTCCCGACATCTTCATGGGAAGAGCATACGGCGGTCTGCTCACCTATGTGCAGTCCGGTTATCTTGAACCGATGGACAAGCTCTATCCTGAAGTAAAGAACTACAGCAAAGGAGCCTTGGGCGGAGCCTCTGACAGCGATGGAAACATCTGGGGACTTCCTGCTGTCGGACAGACACTGTGCGTATACTATAACAAGAAGATATTCGAAGAGAATGGGATTACCGTACCGGATACCTGGGACGAGTTCCTGGCAGACTGCAAGACGTTGAAGGCAAAAGGCATTCTGCCCATAGCCAACGGTACCAAGGATGGTTGGACAGTCGAGACATTGCTGGGAGTCATCGGACCGGCGTTCTACGGACCTGACTTCTTTGACGATGTAGTTGCAGGCAAGACCAACTTCCTTGACCCACGTTTCATCGGAGCAATCAACAAGATCCATGAACTTACTCCTTACATGCCTGATATGTACACCGGTATTTCCTACACCGACATGCAGACCTCATTCATCAACGAAATGAGCGCCATGTTCCTGGGCGGTTCCTATGAGGCAAGCTACTTCAAGACCCAGAACCCTGACCTCGACTTCGACATCTTTCCAATTCCTGGAACAAAGGCTTCCGATCCGAAACTTGTCTCTGTCTATGCAGACATGAACTGGGTAGTCAATGCCGCAAGCCAGCATATGGATGCAGACAAGAAGTTCATCAAGTTCCTGGCAAGCAAGGAAGTCGGACAGCAAATCATCGACAAGCTGCAGATGGTACCATGGACACCGGGAGTCGACGCAAGCAGTTCACCGTTCATTTCCAAGGTGCTTGAACTGCAGAAAACAAGCACGCCGTATCTGTTCCTCGTCGGTTTCAGATATCAGCAGCCGACAGGTTCCTCTCTCTGGCAGGCAGCAGGACAGGGCTTCATGTCCGGTGACCTGACTGCAGAACAAACCGCTGAACAGGTACAGAAAGGTATTGCATCGTACTACAAACCTTTCCAGAAATAG
- a CDS encoding sugar ABC transporter permease, protein MQIKKKTLRKFGTVSFFVLPALIIVITLIVAPLLMSMFNSLFSWNQMVRLDFIGFDNFKALFTKYPYQERFFNALKNNAQWFVMTMVIQNGFGLLFGYLLSRRIAGSEFFKRVFFLPVLFSIVAVGFLWGLYLSPNGLLNAILKATGKPEWQQAWLGNAKYANNALILVNIWRWVGFPSLVFLAAIDMVPVESIEASLLDGANSWQTFWKVIFPLIIPSLTIVFVLTIIGSLNVFEQVYCMTGLDGSPNFATDTIGTLFYRTAFGSVDAGNPEIGMGSAISVVIYLLTFCFSLISIVTTRSKEVEL, encoded by the coding sequence ATGCAAATCAAAAAGAAAACCCTGAGAAAATTCGGGACAGTCTCGTTTTTCGTATTACCGGCTCTGATCATCGTCATTACTTTGATCGTGGCCCCGCTCCTTATGTCCATGTTCAACAGCCTGTTCAGTTGGAACCAGATGGTCCGTCTTGATTTCATAGGTTTTGACAACTTCAAGGCATTGTTCACCAAGTATCCGTACCAGGAACGTTTTTTCAATGCCTTGAAAAACAACGCACAATGGTTTGTCATGACTATGGTCATCCAGAATGGTTTCGGATTGCTTTTCGGCTATCTGCTTTCACGCCGTATCGCAGGTTCAGAATTCTTCAAAAGGGTCTTTTTCCTCCCTGTCCTGTTTTCCATTGTAGCCGTCGGTTTTTTGTGGGGATTGTATCTTTCCCCCAATGGCTTGCTCAATGCCATACTCAAGGCCACAGGAAAACCAGAATGGCAGCAGGCATGGTTGGGAAATGCAAAATATGCAAACAATGCACTTATCTTGGTCAACATCTGGCGTTGGGTAGGTTTCCCTTCCCTTGTATTCCTGGCTGCAATTGACATGGTACCGGTAGAATCCATCGAGGCGAGTCTCCTGGACGGGGCAAATTCCTGGCAGACTTTCTGGAAAGTCATTTTCCCGTTGATCATCCCTTCGCTTACCATTGTCTTCGTATTGACCATCATCGGAAGTCTGAACGTATTTGAGCAAGTCTATTGTATGACAGGGCTGGATGGGTCACCGAATTTTGCTACCGATACCATCGGTACCCTTTTCTACCGTACTGCATTTGGTTCCGTTGATGCAGGAAATCCTGAGATTGGGATGGGCTCTGCGATTTCAGTAGTCATTTACCTGCTCACATTCTGTTTTTCTCTCATATCCATCGTCACAACCCGCAGCAAGGAGGTCGAACTATGA
- a CDS encoding carbohydrate ABC transporter permease has translation MITDLRYRHASIGQKIFIICSIIVMSIYVVLIIYPIFNMFISSFKTTREILQHPFSMPSSYSFKNIRILWIDKHFGLYFANSFLITVVAMVFVLLFGSMASFGISRYTFKGNMLLYMIFLSGIMLPLKAAVIPLFMLIKKLNLVNNRLSCILIFTGMGLPSTVFILAGFMKSIPKELEYAGRIDGCSDVRIYWQIFMPLCASSIALVTIYNAVPIWNDFFFPLVFLQRDSIKTLPVGLSSFFGTNSTNWEMLFTGLSVAILPMIILYLFMSKYFIKGMTAGAVKS, from the coding sequence ATGATCACAGACCTGCGCTACAGGCATGCTTCCATAGGCCAGAAGATTTTCATCATCTGTTCCATCATCGTCATGAGCATCTATGTCGTACTTATCATCTATCCGATCTTCAATATGTTCATATCATCATTCAAGACAACAAGGGAAATCCTGCAGCATCCTTTCAGCATGCCTTCTTCCTACAGCTTCAAGAACATCAGGATACTCTGGATAGACAAACATTTCGGACTATATTTTGCAAACAGTTTCCTTATTACCGTCGTTGCCATGGTCTTTGTCCTTCTCTTCGGTTCAATGGCATCTTTCGGTATTTCCCGCTACACCTTCAAGGGAAACATGCTGCTGTATATGATATTCCTCAGCGGTATCATGCTGCCCCTCAAGGCTGCCGTCATTCCGCTGTTTATGTTGATCAAGAAACTGAATCTGGTAAACAACAGACTTTCCTGTATCCTCATCTTTACCGGAATGGGACTTCCATCCACTGTTTTTATCCTTGCAGGATTCATGAAAAGTATTCCTAAAGAATTGGAATATGCAGGAAGAATCGACGGTTGCAGCGATGTACGCATCTATTGGCAGATATTCATGCCCCTGTGTGCATCTTCGATTGCCTTGGTTACCATCTACAACGCCGTTCCCATATGGAATGATTTCTTCTTCCCTCTCGTGTTCCTCCAGAGAGACAGCATCAAGACGCTTCCTGTCGGATTGAGTTCATTCTTCGGTACAAACAGCACGAACTGGGAAATGCTTTTCACAGGACTGTCTGTCGCCATCCTGCCGATGATCATCCTCTACCTGTTCATGTCAAAGTATTTCATCAAAGGCATGACGGCAGGAGCCGTGAAGTCATGA
- a CDS encoding MurR/RpiR family transcriptional regulator has product MDGSINLLKQALSTLKPSEQKAASFIIADPSQVINLTITQLAQKANTSTSAITRLCQKIGVESFSKFKLDLTKDLYSNSGEDTSLDLFDEKALESAKTITDAMVDMVRQNVSLIGAVLDPDAIEKSCKAIESARKILLVGVGASGLVAMDLQQKLIRLGIFPSFSTDTDVSLVQAETLGPKDLCMVFSYSGATPSILRIAQVASKQKCTIIAVTKIGDNRLAKLSDLILAVPESESLFRQGATFSRISQLVIVDILYTNLIVQIPQGKELLRSTWEIVHHDA; this is encoded by the coding sequence ATGGACGGAAGCATAAATTTACTCAAGCAAGCATTGTCAACACTCAAGCCCTCGGAGCAGAAGGCTGCTTCCTTTATCATTGCAGATCCCTCACAGGTAATCAATCTTACCATTACGCAGCTTGCCCAGAAAGCCAATACCAGTACTTCTGCCATCACAAGACTCTGCCAGAAGATCGGGGTGGAAAGCTTTTCAAAATTCAAGCTTGATCTTACCAAGGATCTGTATAGCAACAGCGGGGAAGACACCTCGTTGGATCTGTTCGACGAAAAGGCGCTTGAGAGTGCCAAGACCATTACCGATGCCATGGTCGACATGGTCAGGCAGAATGTATCGCTTATCGGGGCCGTCCTTGACCCGGATGCCATAGAGAAATCCTGCAAAGCTATCGAATCGGCACGGAAGATACTTCTGGTCGGGGTCGGAGCAAGCGGCCTTGTTGCCATGGACCTGCAGCAGAAACTCATACGGTTGGGTATCTTTCCCAGTTTTTCTACCGATACCGATGTGTCATTGGTACAGGCAGAGACCCTAGGACCAAAAGACCTGTGTATGGTCTTTTCATATTCAGGTGCCACTCCTTCGATCCTTCGCATAGCACAGGTTGCCTCCAAGCAAAAGTGTACGATCATTGCCGTTACCAAAATCGGAGACAACAGGCTGGCAAAACTTTCTGACCTTATCCTTGCAGTCCCCGAGTCCGAATCATTGTTCAGGCAGGGAGCAACCTTTTCCCGTATCAGCCAGCTGGTTATCGTCGACATACTCTATACAAACCTTATCGTACAGATTCCCCAAGGTAAGGAACTGCTTCGTTCTACTTGGGAAATCGTACACCATGATGCGTAG
- a CDS encoding alpha/beta hydrolase-fold protein, translating to MALLEISLHSQALKRTVNVTAIVPSDKEGLIPGQKFKTLYLLHGVYGNQYDWLSGTRIQRWAEEKNLAVIMPAGENSFYVDGPGPFDKYSTYIGAELVQQTRALLPLSDKYEDTFIAGLSMGGYGAIVNGLKYCTTFSHIGLLSAALIIEKALKSTDDEPNPLSRRKMFIRVFGNLEALKGSDKDYEALILKADPMPQIYMAIGTKDSLLPANRSYHQFLLAHHIPVTYEEGEGAHTWDFWDTYVQHLLAWLPL from the coding sequence ATGGCTTTACTGGAAATATCACTGCATTCACAGGCATTGAAAAGGACTGTCAATGTGACGGCAATCGTTCCTTCTGACAAGGAAGGCCTGATACCTGGACAAAAGTTCAAGACACTCTATTTGCTTCATGGCGTCTATGGCAACCAATATGATTGGCTTTCTGGAACCCGAATACAACGCTGGGCAGAAGAGAAAAATCTGGCGGTAATCATGCCGGCAGGAGAGAATAGCTTTTACGTCGATGGACCTGGCCCTTTTGATAAATACAGTACCTATATCGGAGCGGAACTGGTACAACAGACACGAGCCTTGCTGCCTCTTTCTGACAAATATGAAGATACCTTTATTGCTGGCCTTTCCATGGGAGGCTATGGAGCCATAGTGAATGGACTTAAGTACTGTACTACTTTCAGCCACATAGGATTGCTCAGTGCAGCCTTGATAATTGAAAAGGCCCTGAAGTCAACAGATGATGAGCCAAATCCATTGTCCCGTAGGAAAATGTTTATACGTGTCTTCGGCAATCTTGAAGCATTGAAAGGTAGTGACAAGGATTATGAAGCACTGATTCTCAAAGCTGACCCTATGCCGCAGATCTATATGGCCATAGGAACAAAAGATTCACTCTTGCCAGCAAACCGTAGTTATCACCAGTTCCTGCTCGCACACCATATCCCTGTCACCTATGAAGAAGGCGAGGGCGCCCATACCTGGGATTTCTGGGATACGTATGTCCAGCATCTGCTGGCTTGGCTTCCCCTTTAG